A window from Leptothermofonsia sichuanensis E412 encodes these proteins:
- a CDS encoding class I SAM-dependent methyltransferase, whose product MYNCTASNWVRGEPSSLSDFTARPIVLGLCEPVSDLRVLDLGCGEGYCSRELRRRGASEVIGIDLSEKMIEAACLQEQVDPLGIRYEVGCATNLSQFGDRTFDLVVAVFLFNYLTTAQTQECMAEVARILRPGGRFVFSVPHPSFPYMREARYPFYFRVEGSGYFSSRDHKFAGQIWKRDGSWLDVQLVHKTFEDYFDALSSAGFKTLPVLRELRVTPEHVSLDEAFFGPLIDVPLHVAMQVSR is encoded by the coding sequence TTGTATAACTGCACGGCCTCCAACTGGGTTCGAGGAGAACCCAGTTCTTTATCAGATTTCACGGCTCGCCCAATCGTCCTGGGGCTGTGTGAACCCGTTTCGGACTTGCGCGTGCTTGACCTGGGTTGTGGTGAAGGCTATTGCAGTCGTGAGTTACGGCGGCGGGGAGCCAGCGAGGTTATTGGCATTGATTTGTCTGAGAAGATGATTGAGGCTGCCTGCTTGCAGGAGCAGGTGGATCCATTAGGGATCCGCTACGAAGTCGGATGTGCAACCAATCTGAGCCAATTTGGCGATCGCACGTTTGATCTGGTAGTGGCTGTTTTCCTCTTCAATTACCTGACGACGGCCCAAACCCAGGAATGTATGGCAGAGGTCGCCCGCATTCTCCGTCCAGGTGGGCGATTCGTTTTCAGCGTTCCCCATCCTTCTTTTCCCTACATGCGGGAAGCCAGGTATCCGTTCTACTTTCGAGTTGAAGGAAGTGGCTATTTTAGTAGCCGCGATCATAAATTTGCGGGTCAAATCTGGAAGCGAGATGGGTCATGGCTCGATGTTCAGCTTGTCCACAAGACGTTTGAGGATTACTTTGATGCTCTGAGTAGTGCTGGTTTCAAGACTCTACCAGTTCTGCGTGAACTCCGTGTTACACCAGAGCATGTTTCCCTGGATGAGGCATTTTTTGGTCCGTTGATTGATGTTCCACTTCATGTTGCTATGCAGGTATCGCGATGA
- a CDS encoding TenA family transcriptional regulator, whose product MQSFRELTGIHPLWNHPFLVRCRTEQLTFTEVQILAVQMYKFSKEFNRILGGILSCCPDESAQLVILDNLFDEMGRGNPDYAHAELFRRFTRSLGIQDEMLAAIPPSPETEALVETYLKLPHQYGYLAALGAVCFASEGIVSTLYSQLYRGIVCATPLSQDALAFFEVHIDVDDGHAANLAAILEHRIATNEEAIEVNRAILEAMDARVQFFDGIQRQVMEAQSSMEPLLLASV is encoded by the coding sequence ATGCAATCTTTCCGTGAGCTAACGGGCATTCATCCTCTATGGAATCACCCATTTCTGGTGCGGTGTCGGACTGAACAACTAACTTTCACGGAAGTCCAGATCCTTGCCGTTCAGATGTACAAGTTTTCTAAGGAGTTCAATCGCATCCTGGGGGGTATTCTATCCTGTTGCCCGGATGAAAGTGCCCAGCTTGTTATCCTGGATAACTTGTTTGATGAAATGGGTCGAGGGAATCCAGACTATGCCCATGCCGAATTGTTTCGCCGATTTACCCGGTCTTTGGGCATCCAGGACGAAATGCTGGCAGCAATCCCTCCATCCCCTGAGACGGAAGCACTGGTTGAAACGTATTTGAAATTACCCCACCAGTATGGTTATCTGGCAGCTCTGGGTGCGGTTTGTTTTGCCTCGGAAGGGATCGTGAGTACACTCTACAGTCAACTCTATCGAGGAATTGTCTGTGCTACCCCCTTATCCCAGGATGCGTTAGCTTTTTTTGAAGTCCACATTGATGTGGATGATGGTCATGCGGCAAATCTGGCAGCCATTCTGGAGCATCGAATCGCAACGAATGAAGAGGCAATTGAAGTGAATCGGGCAATTCTTGAAGCCATGGATGCTCGAGTTCAATTCTTTGATGGCATTCAGCGTCAGGTAATGGAGGCTCAGTCCTCAATGGAACCACTGTTGCTTGCCAGCGTATAG
- a CDS encoding EAL domain-containing protein, protein MSTETTSQPVPKPVDLASVSPGFSLPPQQFAAVFPFHIVFNRKLEILQIGNGLQQVYPSLSIGAPFGQHFQINRPGIQTTFESIQQHTRSLFMLESLQNGMQLKGQMVYVCEPEVIVFLGSPWITQIASLKAFGLSLKDFAIHDPIADFLFLLQAQNTALADAKKLTDQLTQQRSELRKTNQKLAAQYAVTHILAEASCFNQAIVKILEAIGHALDWQLGALWVVDGGNRSLQCQELWQANPEQYVEFTRINRQVQFASGVGLPGQVWQSGEAVWVEDLCMEHASPRSAAAHADGVHGGFALPIKHGSQVIGVMEFFSHKTCQPDDGLLEMMADIGIKIGQFVQRKQTEEALLKQIEISAGLKSILDSMGDAVLVADENEKFLVFNPAAERMFGSRAVNLKQWFQELGLCLPNCPTPWDMDHFPLKRSIRGEDVNDVEMLIHHPNAPDGLWITVTGRPLRDQHGNLKGGVIVCRDITERKQVEEKLLHDAYHDGLTGLANRALFMERLQRAIASTKQHKNHMFSVLFLDLDRFKVINDSLGHIVGDQLLIAISRRLEACLRPRDTIARLGGDEFAILLENLHDSSDAIQIAERLQKALVQPFDLNGIEIFASISIGIASSTIHYDHPQELLRDADTAMYHAKALGKSRYQIFDKTMHTRAVTLLQIETDLRRAIERQEFRLHYQPIVNLHTHQIMGFEALIRWHHPERGLISPAEFIPIAEETGLIIPIDLWLLREACHQMRHWQMQLPQATHFTISVNISGKQFSQPNLIEQVKHILRETGLDACCLKLEITESVLVANADIAIRMLQQLQALGIQLSIDDFGTGYSSLSYLHRFPMNTLKIDRSFTKSIGADPKKLGIIKTVVSLAQNLGMDVIAEGVETSEQVSQLKVLNCTSAQGFFFSKPLDEKTAQGLISKEPQIEVSTPVNGLVNA, encoded by the coding sequence GTGTCTACTGAAACCACTTCTCAACCAGTCCCCAAGCCAGTAGATCTAGCCAGTGTTTCCCCTGGCTTTAGCCTGCCGCCCCAACAATTTGCAGCAGTATTTCCATTCCATATCGTCTTTAACCGAAAGCTTGAAATCCTTCAAATAGGCAATGGTTTGCAACAGGTTTATCCCAGCCTATCGATAGGAGCACCGTTTGGGCAGCATTTTCAAATTAACCGTCCTGGAATTCAGACCACATTTGAATCGATTCAACAGCATACGCGATCGCTGTTTATGCTGGAATCGTTGCAGAATGGGATGCAACTTAAAGGGCAAATGGTGTATGTCTGTGAGCCTGAGGTGATTGTTTTTTTAGGATCTCCCTGGATCACTCAAATTGCATCTCTAAAGGCATTCGGACTATCACTGAAAGACTTTGCGATTCACGATCCGATTGCAGACTTTCTGTTTTTGCTTCAGGCTCAAAACACAGCCCTGGCCGATGCCAAAAAATTGACTGATCAACTGACGCAGCAACGATCAGAACTACGCAAAACTAATCAAAAACTGGCTGCGCAGTATGCAGTTACCCATATCCTTGCAGAAGCATCCTGCTTTAATCAGGCAATTGTAAAGATCCTGGAGGCAATTGGTCATGCCCTGGATTGGCAATTAGGCGCACTGTGGGTAGTAGACGGGGGTAACCGTTCCCTCCAATGTCAGGAACTATGGCAGGCTAACCCAGAGCAATACGTTGAATTTACACGCATAAATCGTCAAGTTCAATTTGCTTCCGGTGTGGGATTACCAGGGCAGGTCTGGCAATCTGGGGAGGCTGTTTGGGTCGAAGACCTTTGTATGGAGCATGCCTCACCCCGCAGTGCAGCAGCACATGCTGATGGAGTTCATGGTGGATTTGCTCTGCCAATCAAGCATGGTAGTCAAGTGATTGGGGTCATGGAGTTTTTCAGCCATAAGACCTGCCAGCCAGACGACGGATTGCTTGAAATGATGGCTGACATCGGGATTAAAATTGGTCAGTTTGTTCAGCGCAAACAAACCGAAGAAGCACTGCTAAAGCAGATAGAAATCTCTGCTGGATTGAAATCAATTCTTGACAGTATGGGAGATGCTGTTCTGGTTGCGGACGAAAATGAAAAGTTCTTAGTATTTAATCCAGCCGCAGAACGCATGTTTGGAAGTCGGGCAGTCAATTTGAAGCAGTGGTTTCAAGAGTTAGGGCTTTGTCTACCAAATTGTCCGACCCCCTGGGATATGGATCATTTTCCCCTCAAACGGTCTATCCGGGGCGAGGATGTCAACGATGTGGAGATGTTAATTCATCATCCCAACGCTCCAGATGGGCTTTGGATTACGGTGACTGGCAGACCACTCAGAGACCAGCATGGAAATCTGAAAGGGGGGGTGATTGTGTGCCGGGATATTACCGAACGGAAACAGGTAGAAGAAAAATTGCTGCACGATGCCTACCATGACGGATTAACCGGGTTAGCCAACCGGGCACTCTTTATGGAGCGCCTGCAGCGGGCGATCGCCTCAACAAAACAACATAAAAATCATATGTTTTCGGTCCTGTTTCTGGATCTGGATCGCTTTAAGGTCATTAATGATAGTCTGGGTCATATTGTGGGCGATCAACTTCTGATTGCGATTTCCCGCCGACTGGAAGCTTGCTTGAGACCCAGAGATACCATTGCCCGTCTGGGTGGTGATGAATTTGCCATCTTGCTTGAAAATCTACACGACAGTTCAGATGCTATTCAGATAGCGGAACGATTACAAAAGGCGCTTGTGCAGCCATTTGATCTGAATGGAATTGAAATATTTGCCAGCATCAGCATTGGTATTGCCAGCAGCACCATTCACTATGACCATCCCCAGGAGCTTTTGCGAGATGCGGATACCGCGATGTATCACGCGAAGGCGCTGGGCAAATCCCGTTACCAGATCTTTGACAAAACGATGCACACCCGGGCAGTCACCCTGTTACAGATAGAAACTGACCTGCGGCGCGCGATTGAGCGGCAAGAGTTTCGCTTACACTATCAACCAATTGTAAACCTGCACACCCATCAGATTATGGGGTTTGAGGCGTTAATTCGCTGGCATCATCCAGAGCGAGGACTTATTTCGCCAGCAGAATTTATTCCCATTGCTGAAGAGACGGGGTTGATCATTCCGATCGATCTGTGGTTATTGCGAGAAGCCTGTCACCAAATGCGGCACTGGCAAATGCAACTTCCTCAGGCAACCCATTTCACCATCAGTGTCAATATTTCCGGCAAGCAGTTTTCACAGCCGAATTTGATTGAGCAGGTAAAGCATATTTTACGAGAAACAGGCCTGGATGCCTGCTGTTTAAAGCTGGAGATTACTGAGAGCGTTTTAGTGGCAAATGCAGATATTGCAATCCGCATGCTTCAGCAGTTGCAGGCTTTAGGTATTCAACTATCAATTGATGATTTTGGAACCGGATATTCGTCCCTCAGCTATCTGCATCGATTTCCAATGAATACCTTGAAAATTGATCGATCGTTTACAAAGAGTATTGGTGCTGATCCGAAAAAGTTGGGGATTATAAAGACAGTAGTATCCCTTGCCCAAAATCTGGGCATGGATGTGATTGCTGAAGGCGTGGAAACATCAGAGCAGGTATCTCAACTGAAAGTATTGAACTGCACATCAGCTCAGGGTTTTTTCTTTTCTAAACCATTGGATGAGAAAACAGCCCAGGGTTTGATCTCCAAAGAGCCTCAAATAGAAGTCTCTACCCCGGTCAACGGATTGGTGAATGCTTAG
- a CDS encoding heme NO-binding domain-containing protein — MYGLVNKAIEDMVCSHFGEETWQTIKQQAEIESDTFISMEAYPDDITHRLVKAASQVLGLSSSEIMQAFGEYWVQYTAQEGYGEMLEMSGDNLPEFLQNLDNLHARVGVSFPQLKPPSFECTDLEDESLSLHYRSMREGLAPMVIGLVKGLGARFDTEVDVTQMEKRSEGAEHDTFLVKYKPNESTPA, encoded by the coding sequence ATGTACGGATTGGTCAACAAAGCAATTGAAGACATGGTTTGTAGTCATTTTGGTGAAGAAACCTGGCAAACCATTAAACAGCAGGCTGAAATTGAAAGTGATACGTTCATCAGTATGGAAGCCTATCCTGATGATATCACCCATCGACTGGTGAAAGCCGCAAGTCAGGTTCTGGGGCTATCTTCTTCAGAAATTATGCAGGCATTTGGAGAATACTGGGTTCAGTATACGGCTCAGGAAGGCTATGGTGAAATGCTGGAGATGAGTGGAGATAATTTGCCGGAGTTTCTGCAAAACCTGGATAATCTCCATGCTCGCGTAGGTGTGAGTTTTCCCCAGCTTAAACCGCCTTCATTTGAATGCACGGATTTGGAGGATGAATCTCTGAGTCTGCACTACCGCTCCATGCGAGAGGGGCTGGCTCCTATGGTGATTGGTCTGGTGAAAGGATTGGGAGCCCGGTTTGATACAGAAGTTGATGTGACTCAAATGGAGAAACGGTCTGAGGGAGCGGAGCATGACACATTTTTAGTCAAATACAAACCGAACGAAAGTACACCTGCTTAG
- a CDS encoding ATP-binding protein → MVTAHLSLPPHLFAKAFPFHFVFNSNREIIQAGDVLQRLSPEPMINSVLEHHFQITRPNIPLDFEAIKKQSRSLFMLESLHNGMQLKGQMMYVENQDTIFFLGSPWVTDTASLGTFGVKLKDFAIHDPIVDFLFLLQTKNTALADAKKLTDELTQQRAQLRSALQLKESLANIAEAQAQKLEQALKELQQTQTQLIQTEKMSSLGQLVAGIAHEINNPVNFIHGNLKHVDDYAKDLLELLKLYQKYYAQPVPAIQEHMDEVDLEFLLEDFPKILTSMKIGCDRIRQIVLSLRNFSRLDEAEMKQVDIHEGIDSTLLILQHRLKPRGEYPEIQVVKNYGNLPLVECSASQINQVFMNLISNAIDALETYNSQRSLADLNRNPSQITITTEVLKPNRVTIRIADNGPGMPESVRERLFEPFFTTKPIGKGTGLGLSISYQIVVEKHGGSIWCVSQPGCGSEFWIEIPIFFECQIPNYAIACESNLLVVARDTEAESSLQVN, encoded by the coding sequence ATGGTCACTGCTCATCTCAGCCTTCCTCCCCATTTATTTGCGAAGGCGTTTCCATTCCATTTTGTGTTTAACAGTAATCGAGAGATTATTCAGGCGGGCGATGTTTTGCAACGCCTCAGCCCTGAACCAATGATAAACAGTGTACTGGAGCACCATTTTCAGATTACTCGTCCAAATATACCATTAGATTTTGAAGCCATTAAAAAACAGTCGCGATCGCTGTTTATGCTTGAGTCCCTGCATAATGGAATGCAGCTTAAAGGGCAAATGATGTATGTCGAGAACCAGGACACCATTTTCTTTCTTGGCTCTCCCTGGGTCACTGACACTGCCAGTCTGGGAACTTTTGGTGTCAAGCTTAAAGATTTTGCGATTCACGATCCGATTGTTGATTTCCTGTTTCTGCTGCAAACAAAAAATACTGCTCTGGCTGATGCCAAGAAACTGACAGACGAATTAACTCAGCAGCGAGCGCAGTTGCGAAGTGCGTTACAACTCAAGGAAAGTCTGGCAAATATTGCTGAAGCTCAGGCTCAGAAACTGGAGCAGGCTCTGAAAGAACTTCAGCAGACTCAGACTCAGTTAATTCAGACTGAGAAAATGTCCAGTCTGGGGCAACTGGTTGCAGGAATTGCCCATGAGATTAATAATCCGGTCAACTTCATTCACGGTAATTTGAAACATGTGGATGACTACGCTAAAGATCTGCTGGAGCTTCTGAAGCTTTATCAAAAGTACTATGCCCAACCTGTTCCAGCGATTCAAGAACACATGGATGAAGTTGATCTGGAATTTCTGCTGGAGGATTTTCCTAAAATCCTGACTTCAATGAAGATAGGGTGTGACCGGATTCGTCAAATTGTGCTGTCCCTGCGCAATTTCTCTCGTTTAGACGAGGCAGAAATGAAGCAGGTGGATATCCATGAGGGAATTGATAGTACGTTGCTAATTTTGCAGCACCGACTTAAGCCTAGAGGGGAATATCCTGAGATCCAGGTAGTGAAGAATTATGGAAATTTGCCCCTGGTAGAATGTTCTGCCAGTCAAATCAACCAGGTGTTTATGAATCTAATTAGCAATGCGATCGATGCTCTGGAAACTTACAATAGCCAGCGATCGCTTGCTGATCTGAATAGGAATCCCAGCCAGATTACAATTACGACCGAAGTTTTGAAGCCAAATCGAGTCACTATCCGAATTGCAGACAATGGACCAGGAATGCCAGAATCAGTCCGGGAACGGTTGTTTGAACCCTTTTTTACAACCAAGCCCATTGGCAAGGGAACAGGGCTGGGACTATCCATCAGCTATCAAATTGTGGTCGAGAAGCATGGAGGCTCCATCTGGTGCGTATCTCAACCGGGATGTGGATCCGAGTTCTGGATTGAAATCCCTATATTTTTTGAATGCCAGATTCCTAACTATGCCATAGCCTGTGAGTCAAACCTCCTGGTTGTAGCCAGGGATACGGAGGCGGAATCTAGCTTGCAGGTCAATTAA
- a CDS encoding lysophospholipid acyltransferase family protein, producing the protein MNRNREPLASLVLYHLFKWSVVSPVLHVYLRGRIYGAENVPKDGPLVIVSNHASDFDPPILSCCVRRPVAYMAKEELFRVPVLKQAIALYGAYPVKRGSADRSAIRAALDSLKQGWAAGVFITGTRTPDGRVIDPKLGAALIAAKAQVPLLPVSLWGTHAIFQKGSAVPHPAPVTVRIGTLISPPESTDRDVLETVTQQCADRINALHALGR; encoded by the coding sequence ATGAATAGAAATCGTGAGCCATTGGCAAGCTTAGTCCTTTACCACCTGTTCAAATGGTCAGTTGTAAGCCCTGTGCTGCATGTTTATTTGCGCGGACGTATTTACGGCGCAGAAAATGTGCCAAAAGATGGACCTCTAGTGATCGTCAGCAATCATGCCAGTGATTTTGACCCGCCCATCCTGTCCTGCTGTGTCCGTCGCCCGGTGGCATATATGGCGAAGGAAGAATTGTTTCGAGTGCCTGTACTGAAGCAGGCGATCGCGCTTTATGGGGCATATCCAGTCAAGAGAGGTTCTGCCGATCGCAGTGCCATTCGAGCTGCCCTGGATTCTCTCAAACAAGGATGGGCTGCCGGGGTGTTTATTACAGGGACTCGCACGCCCGATGGACGAGTTATTGACCCTAAACTGGGAGCCGCTCTGATCGCCGCAAAAGCGCAGGTTCCGTTATTACCAGTCAGCCTGTGGGGAACTCATGCGATTTTTCAAAAAGGCTCTGCGGTTCCCCATCCTGCTCCTGTCACAGTGAGGATTGGCACTTTGATTTCCCCCCCTGAGTCAACTGATCGGGATGTATTAGAAACGGTGACCCAACAGTGTGCAGATAGGATCAACGCATTACATGCCCTGGGCAGGTAA
- a CDS encoding IS630 family transposase: MSQYARQVIQEERPIRYFAQDESRFGLKTLIGRLITACGIKPIGQWLWLFKAFWLYGAVEPATGESFFLQFSHVDTACYQAFLEEFSKAYPDSLNILQVDNGRFHSSKDLVVPENVILLFQPAYCPELNPIERLWEYLKADLKWASFKTLEQLQAKVDQLLAQLTPEVIASITGYSFILNALSALNPI, encoded by the coding sequence TTGAGCCAGTATGCTCGGCAAGTCATCCAGGAGGAGCGTCCTATCCGTTATTTTGCTCAGGATGAAAGTCGCTTTGGACTCAAAACCCTGATTGGGCGCTTGATTACTGCTTGTGGTATCAAACCGATTGGGCAATGGCTATGGTTGTTCAAAGCGTTTTGGCTCTATGGGGCCGTCGAACCAGCAACCGGAGAGTCGTTTTTCTTGCAATTCTCCCATGTGGATACTGCTTGCTATCAAGCGTTCCTCGAGGAGTTCTCCAAAGCCTACCCCGATAGTCTCAACATTCTACAAGTGGATAACGGGCGTTTTCACAGCAGTAAAGATTTAGTGGTGCCAGAGAATGTGATTTTATTGTTTCAACCTGCTTACTGCCCAGAGTTAAATCCGATTGAAAGGTTGTGGGAATACCTCAAGGCAGATTTGAAGTGGGCTTCGTTCAAAACGCTAGAGCAACTCCAAGCGAAGGTCGATCAACTCCTGGCTCAATTGACTCCAGAAGTTATTGCTTCGATCACAGGATATTCCTTCATCCTGAATGCCCTATCTGCCCTGAACCCCATTTAA
- a CDS encoding helix-turn-helix domain-containing protein, with protein MAGVTSVKVKESLDELVQQLQQVETPKDKERLQVLYWLKQEKPPSIGAIAKAIGKHRNTVGRWLLQYREGGVSAMLERKVSSGGVRKIPQWAEEALAKRLKNSEHGFASYGAVQQWLAEELGVEAEYHAVYQMTRYRLQAKLKVARPQNIKQDCERRESFKKTLQMTWSC; from the coding sequence ATGGCTGGAGTCACCTCGGTTAAAGTCAAAGAAAGTCTCGATGAGCTAGTCCAACAATTGCAACAAGTGGAAACACCAAAGGACAAGGAACGCCTGCAAGTGCTGTACTGGCTCAAACAGGAAAAGCCACCCAGCATTGGTGCGATTGCCAAGGCGATCGGGAAACATCGCAATACAGTAGGGAGATGGTTATTGCAGTATCGGGAAGGTGGGGTGAGTGCCATGCTGGAACGTAAAGTGTCGTCTGGCGGTGTCCGCAAGATTCCACAATGGGCGGAAGAGGCACTGGCTAAGCGATTAAAGAACTCGGAACATGGATTTGCCAGTTATGGAGCTGTGCAACAGTGGTTAGCGGAGGAGTTGGGTGTCGAAGCGGAGTATCATGCGGTATACCAAATGACGCGCTATCGCCTCCAAGCGAAGCTGAAAGTGGCTCGTCCGCAAAATATCAAGCAGGATTGTGAACGGCGCGAATCATTTAAAAAAACCTTGCAGATGACCTGGAGTTGTTGA
- a CDS encoding ArsR/SmtB family transcription factor: MLTGRLTPDEATHLAATFRVLGEPVRLQMLNLIAAQPSKEVCACELAAPLGLSQPTVSHHLKVMHEAGLLERERRGTWIYYRILPEKLYFAGV; the protein is encoded by the coding sequence TTGCTGACAGGTCGCCTGACACCAGATGAGGCGACGCATCTGGCTGCGACTTTTCGGGTGTTAGGCGAACCCGTACGATTGCAAATGCTAAACCTGATTGCAGCCCAGCCCAGTAAAGAGGTCTGTGCCTGTGAATTGGCGGCACCGTTAGGGCTTTCACAGCCAACCGTGAGTCATCATCTCAAGGTGATGCATGAAGCAGGTTTGCTGGAGCGGGAGCGCCGGGGCACGTGGATTTACTACCGGATTCTGCCAGAGAAGTTATACTTTGCCGGGGTATAG
- a CDS encoding IS4 family transposase has protein sequence MQQITEFRQVLQPLLGWHGARLAFVAQFLIALLRTRTVNLSELAASFCGSAQIPSNYKRLQRFFSDFDLDYAAIARAVVCLMGIPQPWVLAIDRTEWSFGGSVFNILTLGICHQGISFPVVFLMLDNRGNSNTQERIDLLNEFFTIFGEDVRLRCLTSDREFVGREWIGYLLEDEPIPFRGRIRETETLSDGSKALNGRVLFADLKAGETKILRKRRQVWGHWVYVVGLRLDTQELLILVTNHSPHSALKDYALRWNLETLFGAFKTRGFCLEATHFIDDYRVRKLFALLTLALCWVMRTGVWRQAHKTIQLKSHGRKAQSLFRYGLDYLHNLLVNLDHKLDEFLDNLKLLSCT, from the coding sequence ATGCAACAGATTACCGAATTTCGCCAAGTTTTGCAGCCCCTCCTCGGTTGGCATGGTGCGCGGCTGGCATTTGTGGCTCAATTTCTGATCGCCCTGCTACGAACCCGTACGGTGAATCTGAGCGAATTGGCTGCTAGCTTTTGTGGTTCCGCCCAAATTCCGTCGAACTACAAGCGTCTCCAGCGCTTCTTTAGCGACTTTGATCTCGATTATGCGGCGATTGCCCGTGCCGTGGTCTGCCTGATGGGGATCCCGCAGCCTTGGGTGCTCGCCATAGACCGCACCGAATGGAGCTTTGGCGGTAGCGTTTTCAACATTCTCACCCTGGGCATTTGCCATCAGGGTATTTCCTTTCCGGTGGTGTTTCTGATGCTGGACAACCGCGGCAATTCCAACACCCAAGAGCGCATCGATTTGCTCAACGAATTCTTCACGATTTTTGGCGAGGATGTCCGCCTGCGGTGCCTGACGAGCGACCGCGAATTTGTTGGGCGGGAGTGGATTGGCTATTTGCTCGAAGATGAGCCAATCCCGTTTCGGGGGCGGATTCGCGAAACTGAAACGCTCAGTGATGGCAGCAAAGCCCTGAATGGCCGCGTCCTCTTTGCCGATCTCAAAGCGGGTGAAACCAAGATTTTACGCAAACGCCGTCAAGTGTGGGGACATTGGGTGTATGTCGTTGGTCTGCGGCTTGACACCCAGGAATTACTGATTTTGGTCACCAACCATTCACCCCATTCAGCCCTCAAAGATTACGCCCTGCGGTGGAATTTAGAAACCCTGTTCGGTGCGTTCAAAACTCGGGGCTTCTGCCTCGAAGCGACCCATTTTATTGATGACTACCGAGTCCGCAAGCTCTTTGCGCTCCTCACATTGGCGTTATGTTGGGTGATGCGAACGGGGGTGTGGCGGCAGGCGCACAAAACGATTCAACTCAAGTCCCATGGGCGCAAAGCCCAGAGTCTATTCCGATATGGCTTAGATTACTTGCACAACCTACTCGTTAATCTTGACCATAAATTAGATGAGTTCTTGGACAATCTCAAACTTTTGTCCTGTACTTAG
- a CDS encoding ArsI/CadI family heavy metal resistance metalloenzyme, whose amino-acid sequence MALNVSDIDSAVDFYSKLFATEPAKRRPGYANFAVAEPPLKLVLIENPGAAGKLNHLGIEVESSEEVVQASDRLQQIDLTVTPRTQSTCCYALQDKVWVKDPDGTDWEVYVVLEDSATFGVSQKTTSPVCCS is encoded by the coding sequence TTGGCTCTCAACGTTAGCGATATAGACTCCGCTGTTGATTTCTACAGCAAATTATTTGCGACTGAGCCAGCAAAACGTCGTCCGGGCTATGCGAACTTTGCTGTCGCGGAGCCTCCCTTGAAACTGGTGCTGATTGAAAACCCTGGAGCAGCAGGCAAGTTAAATCACCTGGGAATTGAGGTGGAGTCATCTGAGGAGGTCGTACAAGCCAGCGATCGCCTTCAGCAAATTGACTTAACTGTAACCCCTAGAACTCAATCTACTTGCTGCTATGCTCTGCAAGACAAAGTTTGGGTGAAAGACCCAGATGGTACTGACTGGGAGGTTTATGTGGTTTTAGAGGATTCGGCAACCTTTGGGGTATCCCAGAAAACTACATCTCCTGTTTGTTGCTCATAG
- a CDS encoding YccF domain-containing protein: MSLLGNIIWLVFGGLLSGVGYIIGGIGLCLTIIGIPFGIKAIQLGMATFTPFGREIVEKPDADSLFTMIFNVIWIVLFGWEIALNHLIWGVVLAITIVGIPFAKQHFKLMVLALLPFGRDLV, from the coding sequence ATGAGCCTGTTGGGGAACATCATCTGGTTAGTATTCGGGGGCTTACTCAGTGGAGTTGGCTACATCATCGGCGGCATTGGACTTTGCCTGACCATCATTGGCATTCCCTTTGGAATTAAGGCAATTCAGTTAGGAATGGCAACCTTTACCCCATTTGGTCGGGAAATCGTGGAAAAGCCCGACGCAGATAGTCTTTTTACTATGATTTTTAATGTCATCTGGATTGTGTTGTTTGGCTGGGAGATTGCTCTTAACCACCTGATTTGGGGGGTGGTCCTGGCAATTACGATCGTTGGCATACCATTCGCCAAACAACATTTCAAGTTGATGGTTCTCGCCCTGCTGCCATTCGGACGAGATTTGGTCTAA
- a CDS encoding DUF3493 domain-containing protein, which produces MTEPASGDRPPVPTSQRPDKRSDHEMYARLKAEAAAPYRGLRKFIYVAFGASGLIGAFIFLAQALAGREVDAALPNLALQLGLVALMVWLFRIDGRNSVSRNKHR; this is translated from the coding sequence ATGACTGAACCTGCATCCGGCGATCGCCCCCCTGTCCCCACCTCCCAAAGGCCAGACAAACGCTCAGACCATGAAATGTATGCTCGTCTGAAAGCGGAAGCGGCTGCCCCCTATCGGGGGTTACGAAAATTCATCTATGTGGCGTTTGGTGCATCTGGACTCATCGGTGCGTTCATCTTTCTGGCTCAGGCTCTGGCAGGGCGTGAAGTTGATGCAGCCTTACCCAATCTCGCACTCCAGCTTGGACTGGTTGCCCTGATGGTGTGGCTATTTCGGATTGATGGACGCAATAGCGTCAGCCGTAACAAGCATCGATAG